Genomic segment of Eleutherodactylus coqui strain aEleCoq1 chromosome 1, aEleCoq1.hap1, whole genome shotgun sequence:
tctgcACCACTTTACTGAATCCTCATTCTGAGGGCTTTATGGAGTGACCATCCTTACTGATATAGTAAGTGAGGGCAGCTTTTTAGTTCATGCAGTTTAATGTTACTATACCCGCTAACTGCTACTTTAGGTATGCCAACTACGGCTTGCTGTTAGAGCCCGATACAATGGCCTGACAATCTCACATTCCTTGATTCTTCTGGAGGCTTTGGCTTAAATGTGTAACTTTTGGAACTACATTCTAGTTTTTAGACTCATTTAACACGCTAGATATCCTACATGTGGACGGTGATGAGAGTGGGGATATCCTGGCTGGCCATAGCTCTCTACTGGTCAGTGTTAGGTTGTCATCACATGgacgcacagagaatagaacccattgatttcattgggtttgttcacatgcgcatattttggtgtgcgtattttggtcgcacaaaaagAAGCTAGAACATGCTTTACCTTTCTGtgtccccattagagatgagtgagcgtactaactaaggcaaattacttgagcgagtattgcccttttcgagtctcaaaagatttgggggccagcaggggggcgggggagagcggggaggaacgggggggagatctctctctcactctctccttcccacccccccatgctcactcccgcaactcaccgctcacccacaccggccgccgaatcttttgagacgagcaggcatgtactcgaaaatggcaatactcgctcgagtattttgccttaaccagtatgctcgctcatctctagtccccatagaagtcaatgggggttcgGAGTAAGAACAACTGCGAACAGGCTTTTTTGTATTCAGCTCTCAGGactggattgctgaccaatagcagggcagtgcTTAGCAGGACATACACAAGAAGAAAGTACGGTGCAGGGAATTGTGATAAATGTAGGTTCAAGCTGCATATCCGCAGGgatgcggcggccatcttgaaaaatAGCGATGTGGAGAAGTATCAAAAATGAGGAATAGCATAAGATGGCAATGTTGCCCAATTTATACACACaaccagctgtgcataaacatcTGGAATTTTTGAAGAGTCACAACCAaaatactactttaaaaaaaaaaactttattaaacgtAATCaatagcaaataaaaaaaatagtaaaagtttaCTTTTACCTGTTGATGTATCaaaattaaattaattaaaactaagtattgccgcatctgtaaaagtccgatttaacttaaaaaaaaaacacatttatcccACATCGTAAAGGCCATCAAAAATTatagatatatttatatttatatatatatatatatatatatatatatatatatattcacacaatgccaatattgcgctttttttggtcaatcCATCTCTACaaacaattaaataaaaagtgaccaaaaattcACAGCACAAAAAATAGAAATTTGATATCGCCgtcatcatactgacccacaaaatacagACAACACATCATTCCTGTTGCATGCTGAGGGCCATAAAAACGACCCCTCCTCCCAAAAGTTATAAGATTTCCTAGTTTTCATTTCATCCCActaaaaagattttaaaagttttctgatacattatacaatactgtatattaaatggcaccactgaaaatacaacttgtcccacaaagacAGCCCGCATGTAGCCGTCgccggaaaaatagaaaaagttatgattttttgaaagtaaggATGGAAATATGAAAACAAAAGTGAGAAAGGgttgtggcaggaaggggttaactagtGTTTTCTCCATATGTAACCCAATCAAATAACTACTTACGTTTACTGATTATATCATGGATCCAAGGATACCTTTCCTCGGGGTCATCCTGGGGCGCTGGGACAATGTCATCATTCACATTGCTGGCACAAAATAAAAATCACTGCATTAACAAGAGAATGAATAACCTTATAGTAAATGACGCACAACATTGTTTCTCTGGTGAGAGTCTCTACCAGATTGATGTGCCACACACTTACCTTCCTATTAGAAAAACTGAAGTTGAAGCCAAGATGGtggtattcaaaatggccgtcatgctgatgacatggcctaacaggctTCTTCTTTCCTCCACAACTTGTATCTAAAATTGAATGATAATCCGCCAAACCATTTTCCTTTTATATGGGCGTTTCCTCTTGTGGGTCAGTCCAATGCTAAAGGGATGAGGGTCATCAACATGACTCTGCTGACGCCAACTACTCCATGTTAGAGTTCATACCTTTAAATACCTTCAGGGTATGTTAGTGTTATTGTAGGCGATGTTTTTCCTATCATGCTGGCCGACTTTTCTGCAATATGCAAAATTCATAATAATTTAATTGAAAGGCAAAACAGAGATTTTCTATCAACAGCAGATTTCAGTCAGCAGAAACACAATAGACATTGGTAGCTTCCatggggtaatttttttttctattctttggATAAATTAACCCCTTCTGGCAGCCACCATACATGTGAGGTGGAGGCGGTGTGTCACCGTATGGTGAAAAACAATCGAGTCTGCTAAATACGTGGCTGTTTTTGATAGCTGCCACCTGGCCGCAGTGTCCAGGATCAAAGAGAACTGAGATACCGGACATTTAATCATTTTATCATATAATTACCCTGTCAGAAGAGACCCCCCCATCATCCCCTCTGGCCTGCCATGGATTTCTTATAGAGGAATAAATAGCAATAGTAACAACGTCATTATACACTTACCATTCATACTGGGAAGGGTCAGAATAATAACCGGTCTCAGATggacctccggtccagatgttcctatggggagaatAACATTGATTAGTTTTATACATTACCTACAACTGGGATCCAATCCTAACCCTAGATTTGTAGGGCACATCTCTTAGTACAGGAAAACTAGAACAAAAAACTAACAGGAATGTTTATTATCATGATTATATGTAATGAGATATCGTGACTCTGTAGtcaccattaaggggttaacttccCTCTAGTTTACAGGAAAATTGTAGAAATCAGAGAAATATAAGGTGGACATTATATGTAGATAAAGAGGAAAGTTCTTCTAATCTCTCCAGTTTTGACTGTCAGTTTCTCTCCGGGGGTCACGGTGTTCTTATCTGACAGCCCTGTAAATAACATAGAAATACACAGGTTATCAGCATGCtaatagcattaaccccttatatCTCCGTGGGATACATGTAGGTGACTGAGGTGTGGGTTGGATACAAGGCGGACTATGGCAGCgctcactagtggggaaccaacttgtgaaaaatttgttttggtccaaattaatttgaactgaaccacaagttcaccaaaacccctaaaactgctgtataacactgtctgaggGCAGAGATGAAATAATGTTACATTACCAGGTAACGGGCAAGaagttgtcatgttaaaaaaaacgcaattatcATCCTAAAAATCAGATCTGTGCTCTGTAGTATCTCCATTGTAGAAGAGACAGAATCATGGATAGTGGGATCATTTATCCCAGCCCTGCATTATGATGAGAGCTTAAAGTTGTTGTAAAGTGTTAAAGAGATAAAGTTTGAATAACAATGATATGGGGTAAGAGAAAAAAACTACTAAAAAAGAATAGAGTCTTGTGAGGAAACAAAAAGAAGTgactaaaaaaagaataaagagaAGGGCTCAACTGGCGTGGACAGCTAGCCTGTGGGGAGGGGAGGCCaccacacctgtagtcctggtaagCCGGACACTTCTTCTGCACCAGATGCATCCATGGGACAGGAAGACTCCAAAATCCAAGGCAGGGAATCAGGACAAAGACAACtatagtttaaagaaaaaacaacaagcgCTCATCAGttaatgtaggaaaaaaattggTAATACTCATTAGCGAGAAGAGAGGGGTTCTTATGTGGGAATTAGAACCCTCCTCTTCTTGTACATCAAGATGCAATGTAGACGCTTATTAATAGAAAGCAGGTTTTTTAATGATAAAAAGGTAAACAAAAGAACTTCACAatgttgcaacgcgtttcggtgcccaTATTGCAACTTTATCAAGCATGACTTAACAGACCAATATCACTGAATATATAACAAGTTCTAAAATATTAACAGGAAGTAAGACGGTGGGAGAGGAAGAGCGTTTTAGCTCCAAGGCTACCTTAGTTTGCGTTCCGTAGTCAGCTGGAGATGCAAGGGACGCCATATCTCAGGCAGGAGATGGGAGTGGAGCAGGGGAGGGAGGCCTTGTGTCACCGGGACGCGGCGCACAGTAAGACCTCTCAGATCATTGCACAGAGGATGATGGAGGAGTGCGCACCGTAGTGGCGAGAGGCAGGAGGTCTCTGTCACATCACCGGTAAGCGACACGCGTGTCCATCTACCGGGCCGTTACACAGATCATGGGTGTGAGCACCACCGTAGCAGGGGGCAGGGAAAGCTGATGCCCTCCCCCATCGTGACAACGTGCCCACAACTGAACAAGGAAAACATTATTAACCCTAAATCACTAAATATATTTTCAAGTTACCCTTTCACTACATATTAGTCTCACAGACTAACAAAATTAAAcgttaatattttatttatcatatTTATTAGTGAAAAAGTAACTTATATGAAAGGAGATTTATTAAATTAAACTAAAAACTATTAAACTAAATAAATTTATTACTTACAGTCGTTGAAAAGTGGAACAGTGTGTCCGCCACTTATAGCCTTCCTGCAGCAGTGGCAGGAGAACTTGGTCATCCTGGGCTTCTAGTATGAACAATATCCACAAATAAACAATTGGTGAAAAAGTGTGAATTCCCTATGTGTCACCTCACAAGATCACCCCTTACGGGCTTTGTTGGGATTTTGTGGCAGCCAATTAATGAGCTGTTCTAGGAGGTCCAGCATCTCCCGtgacacttctggaaataagaagagaggtATAAGATTAGTTTTAAGACTTGCTTTCTTATGCTAGAAGGTCCTTCTAAAAAGAGTTTCCTGTCCTGTTTTtccactaatgacctatcctccgataggccatcagtatttgatggacagggGGCCGCTGGTCAgaaaccccatccatcagctgatcgtctggcccactgcagtgacagtggcatcagcggacattggaggaagtgggagcgccagattcacaacccatgaaataactacctacttttaTTGTGGCTTTCCAcatccaaggatacctctcctcgggtcatccggcagcactgctgacagttctggaaaagagtagttggaaaataaagttatggtttttgaaagtggggatggaaaaatgaaagtttatgcttccatagctgacactgttgttgctgctTTTGGTGTTGCtaccaccgctgttgtttcctCGGCTGACGTTGTTACCACTAttgtcactgttgtttccacagctgacactgttgttgccgccGCTGTTGATGTTCTTgtcaccactgttgtttccacggctgacactgttgttggcgcCACTGTTAGTGTTGTTGCCGCCACTATTGTTTCCACAGCTGCCGCTACTGTTGCTGCCGCTGTTGGTGTTGTTGCCACTACTGTTGTTTTCAACAGAAATCTCCCGCAGGATCTGCCgcagcatccgcactgggatcgCGGGGGATTTACTGGGCAATAtccgttattttttaaaattctctctcctttttcacagttaagataatttttaagcacacagaaaatccctttaaagttaacccttaaaTTACCAATCACATAAACTTATGTCATTGAGCTGTAGGGCGAGTATGGAACAAGCTCGGTAGTCATGCTTGCTTTATACCTGGCTGCTACCAGCTAATTTCTATAGCTGACATCTGCTGACTATAGCCACAATCAGAGCTGGCTCCCATCATGGCCATTTAtctacttagatgctgcagtaAAGATAATCTCTCTATATAAGCTCTAGCGCTGGTATAACTGCTTCCCTTCTCTAACTAACATGCGTCTATAGAAGTGTTCCCCTATAAGACACAGCCCGTCACTACTGCCCAGTTTTATACTGTGTAGATGGTTGCTATGAGAATtctctatgtgttccctcacaagATTACCCCTTATGCCCTTGGTTGGGATTTTCTGTCAGCCAATTAATGAGCTGTTCTAGGAGGTCCAGCATCTCCCGCGACACCTAtggaaataagaagagaggtagacagtttagttttaagacttgctttcttatggtagagggtccttctaaaaagagtttcctgtcctgtttttccactgatgacctatcctccaataggccatcagtatttgatggacaggTATTCGCTGCTCATAAACCCCATCCATTAGCTaatcgtctggcccactgcagtgacagcggcatcagcggacattggttgaagtgggagcgccggctttacaacccatgaaataactacctacttttacttttggctttccgcatccaaggatacctctccCCGGGGTCATCCGGCGGCgctgctgacagttctggaaaagagaggtaatttatacagtgttgaatattaaatggtactggtgaaaaatacaactgcaaaAACAGCCCCCATGTAGCTTCACGTAGTCAGAAAATaaggttatggtttttgaaagtggggatggaaaaatgaaagtttatgtttccatggctgacactATTGTTGCCGCTTTTTGTGTTGttaccaccgctgttgtttccacggctgacgttGTTGTTGCAACCACTGtccctgttgtttccacagctgatactgttgttgctgccgctgttgttgtcgccactgttgtttccacagctgatactgttgttgctgccgctgttgttgtcgccactgttgtttccacagctgacactgttgttgctgccgctgttgttgtcgccactgttgtttccacagctgacactgttgttgctgccgctgttgttgtcgccactgttgtttccacagctgacactgttgttgtcgccactgttgtttccacagctgacactgttgttgctgcCGCTGTTTTTGTCGctgctgttgtttccacagctgacactcttGTTGTCGTCATCTAATTACAATCAAGCAGTGGGCTTGGATCAGAGGGCTGGTACTGAGGGGCCGTATTTCCATGGGGATTGTTTTGCCACCCCTATGATGGTGAGCCTTAAAGTGTGGCATTCTGTCCCGAGGAGGCGGCTAAATGTCCCCTGAATACTTCCCTGTGGGGtaatccacatttgccccatctgcACCACTTTACTGAATCCTCATTCTAAGGGCTTTATGGAGTGACCATCCTTACTGATATAGTAAGTGAGGGCAGCATTTTAGTTCATGCAGTTTAATGTTACTATACCCGCTAACTGCTACTTTAGGTATGCTAACTATAGCTTACTGTTAGAGCCCGGTACAATGGCCTGACATTCTCACGTTCCTTGATTCTTCTGGAGGCTTTGGCTTAAATGTGTAACTTTTGGAACTACCTTCTAGTTTTTAGACTAATTTAACATGCTATATATCCCAGATGTGGACTGTGATGAGAGTGGGGATATCCTGGCTGGCCATAGCTCTCTACTGGTCAGTGTTAGGCCGTCATCACATGgacgcacagagaatagaacccattgatttcattgggtttgttcacatgcgcaaattttggtcgcacaaaaagAAGCTAGAACATGCTTTACCTTTCTGtgtccccattagagatgagtgagcgtactaactaaggcaaattacttgagcgagtattgcccttttcgagtctcaaaagatttgggggccagcaggggggcggcggagagtggggaggaacgggggggggggggggggagatctctctctcactctctccttcccacccccccatgctcactcccgcaactcaccgctcacccacaccggccgccgaatcttttgagacgagcaggcatgtactcgaaaatggcaatactcgctcgagtattttgccttaaccagtatgctcgctcatctctggtccccatagaagtcaatgggggttcgGAGTCAGAACAACTGCGAACAGGCTTTTTTGTATTCAGCTCTCAGGactggattgctgaccaatagcagggcagtgcTTAGCAGGACATACACAAGAAGAAAGTACGGAGCAGGGAATTGTGATAAATGTAGGTTCAAGCTGCATATCCGCAGGgatgcggcggccatcttgaaaaatAGCGATGTGGAGAAGTATAAGAAATGAGGAATAGCATAAGATGGCAATGTTGCCCAATTTATACACACaaccagctgtgcataaacatcTGGAATTTTTGAAGATTCACAACCAAAATACTACTTTATTAAATTAATTAAAACTAAGTattgccgcatctgtaaaagtccgatttaacttaaaaaaaacaaaaaaaacccacatttatcccacatggtgaaggcCATCAAAAATTatagatatatttatatttatatatatatattcacacaatgccaatattgcgctttttttggtcaatcCGTCTCTACaaacaattaaataaaaagtgaccaaagattcacagcacaaaaaatataaatttgatatcgccgtcatcatactgacccacaaaatacagACAACACATCATTCCTGCTGCACGCTGAGGGCCATGAAAACGACGCCTCCTCCCAAAAGTTATAAGATTTCCTAGTTTTCATTTCATCCCActaaaaagattttaaaagttttctgatacattatacagtgctgtatattaaatggcaccactgaaaatacaacttgtcccacaaggaCAGCCCTCATGTAGCCGTCgccggaaaaatagaaaaagttatgattttttgaaagtgaggatggaaatatgaaaaaaaaagtgagaaagggttgtggcaggaaggggttaagtagtgCTTTCTCCATATGTAACCGAATCAAATAACTACTTACTTTTACTGATTATATCATGGATCCAAGGATACCTTTCCTCGGGGTCATCCTGCGGCGCTGGGACAAGGTCATCATTCACATTGCTGGTACAAAATAAAAATCACTGCTTTAACAAGAGGATGAATAACAATATAGGAAATGACGTACAACATTGTTTCTCTGGTGAGAGTCTCTACCAGATTGATGTGCCACACACTTACCTTCCTATTAGAAAAACTGAAGTTGAAGCCAAGATGgtggtattcaaaatgaccgccATGCTgatgacatggcctaacaggctTCTTCTTTCCTCCACAACTTGGATCTAAAATTGGATGATAATCCGCCAAACCATTTTCCTTTTATATGGGCGTTTCCTCTTGTGGGTCAGTCCAACGCTAAAGGGATGAGGGTCATCAACATGACTCCGCTGACGCCAACTACTCCATGTTAGAGCTCGTACCTTTAAATACCTTCAGGGTATGTTGGTGTTATTGTAGGCGATGTCTTTCCTATCATGCTGGCCGACTTTTCTGCAATATGCAAAATTCATAATAAATTAATTGAAAGGCAAAACAGAGATGTTCTATCAACAGCCGATTTCAGTCATTGGAAACACAATAGACATTGGTAGCTTCCATGGggtaaatgtttttttctattctttggataaattaaccccttcctggcagCTACCATACATGTGAGGTGGAGGCGGAGTGTCACCGTATGGTGAAAAACAATCAAGTCTGCTAAATACGTGGCTGTCTTTGATAGCTGCCACCTGGCCGCAGTGTCCAGGATCAAAGAGAACTGAGATACCGGACATTTAATCATTTTATCATATAATTACCCTGACAGAAGAGACCCCCCCATCATCCCCTCTGGCCTGCCATGGATTTCTTATAGAGGAATAAATAGCAATAGTAACAACGTCATTATACACTTACCATTCATACTGGGAAGGGTCAGAATAATAACCGGTCTCAGATggacctccggtccagatgttccaATGGGGAGAATAACATTGATTAGTTTTATACATTACCTACAACTGGGATCCAATCCTAACCCTAGATTTGTAGGGCACATCTCTTAGTACAGGAAAACTAGAACAAAAAACTAACAGGAATGTTTATTATCATGATTATATGTAATGAGATATCGTGACTCTGTAGtcaccattaaggggttaacctccCTCTAGTTTACAGGAAAATTGTAGAAATCAGAGAAATATAAGGTGGACATTATATGTAGATAAAGAGGAAAGTTCTTCTAATCTCTCCAGTTTTGACTGTCAGTTTCTCTCTGGGGGTCACGGTGTTCTTATCTGACAGCCCTGTAAATAACATAGAAATACACAGGTTATCAGCATGTttatagcattaaccccttctatcTCTGTGGGATACATGTAGGTGACTGAGGTGTGGGTTGGATACAAGGCGGACTATGGCAGCgctcactagtggggaaccaacttgtgaaaaatttgttttggtccaaattaatttgaactgaaccacaagttcaccaaaacccctaaaactgctgtataatactGTCTGAGGGCAGCCATGAAATAATGTTACATTACCAGGTAACGGGCGAGaagttgtcatgttaaaaaaaacgcaattatcATCCTAAAAATCAGATCTGTGCTCTGTAGTATCTCCATTGTAGAAGAGACAGAATCATGGATAGTGGGATCATTTATCCCAGCCCTGCATTATGATGAGAGCTTAAAGTTGTTGTAAAGTGTTAAAGAGATAAAGTTTGATTAACAATGCTAtggggtaaaagaaaaaaactactaaAAAAGAATAGAGTCTTGTGAGGAAACAAAAAGAAGTgactaaaaaaagaataaagagaAGGGCTCACCTGGCGTGGACAGCTAGCCTGTGGGGAGGGGAGGCCaccacacctgtagtcctggtaagCCGGACACTTCTTCTGCACCAGATGCATCCATGGGACAGGAAGACTCCAAAATCCAAGGCAGGGAATCAGGACAAAGACAACtatagtttaaagaaaaaacaacaagcgCTCATCAGttaatgtaggaaaaaaattggTAATACTCATTAGCAAGAAGAGAGGGGTTCTTATGTGGGAATTAGAACCCTCCTCTTCTTGTACATCAAGATGCAATGTAGACGCTTATTAATAGAAAGCAGGTTTTTTAATGATAAAAAGGTAAACAAAAGAATTTCACAatgttgcaacgcgtttcggtgcccaTATAGCAACTTTATCAAGCATGACTTAACAGACCAATATCACTGAATATATAACAAGTTCTAAAATATTAACAGGAAGTAAGACGGTGGGAGAGGAAGAGTGTTTTAGCTCCAAGGCTACCTTAGTTTGCGTTCCGTAGTCAGCTGGAGATGCAAGGGACGCCATATCTCAGGCAGGAGACGGGAGTGGAGCAGGGGAGGGAGGCCTTGTGTCACCGGGACGCGGCGCACAGTAAGACCTCTCAGATCATTGCACAGAGGATGATGGAGGAGTGCGCACcgtagtggtgaggggcaggagGTCTCTGTCACATCACCGGTAAGCGACACGCGTGTCCATCTACCGGGCCGTTACACAGATCATGGGTGTGAGCACCACCGTAGCAGGGGGCAGGGAAAGCTGATGCCCTCCCCCATCGTGACAACGTGCCCACAACTGAACAAGGAAAACATTATTAACCCTAAATCACTAAATATATTTTCAAGTTACCCTTTCACTACATATTAGTCTCACAGACTAACAAAATTAAAcgttaatattttatttatcatatTTATTAGTGAAAAAGTAACTTATATGAAAGGAGATTTATTAAATTAAACTAAAAACTATTAAACTAAATAAATTTATTACTTACAGTCGTTGAAAAGTGGAACAGTGTGTCCGCCACTTATAGCCTTGCTGCAGCAGTGGCAGGAGAACTTGGTCATCCTGGGCTTCTGGTATGGACAATATCCACAAATAAACAATTGGTGAAAAATTGTGAATTCTCTATGTGTCACCTCACAAGGTCGCCCCTTACGGGCTTTGTTGGAATTTTGTGGCAGCCAATTAATGAGCTGTTCTAGGAGGTCCAGCATCTCCCGtgacacttctggaaataagaagagaggtatacagtttagttttaagacTTGCTTTCTTATGGTACAGGGTTCTTCTAAAAAGGGTTTCCTGTCTtgtttttccactgatgacctatcctccgataggccatcagtatttgatggactGGGATTCGCTGCTCAtaaaccccatccatcagctgatcgtctggcccactgcagtgacagcggcatcagcGGATATTGGAGGAAGTAGGAGCGCCGgcttcacaacccatgaaataactacctacttttacttttggctttccgcatccaaggatacctctccttggggtcatccggcagcactgctgacagttctggaaaagagTAGTTGGAAAATaaggttatggtttttgaaagtggggatggaaaaatgaaaattaatGCTTCcatagctgacactgttgttgccgcttttggtgttgctaccaccgctgttgtttccacggctgacgttGTTATCACCAttgtcactgttgtttccacagctgacactgttgttggcgcCGCTGTTAGTGTTATAGTCGCCACTATTGTTTCCACAGCTGCCGCTATTGTTGCTGCCGCTGTTGGTGTTGTTGCAAATGCTGTTGTTTTCAACAGAAATCTCCCGCAGGATCCGTTgcagcatccgcactgggatcATGGGGGATTTACAGGCAATatccattatttttttaaattctctctcctttttcacagttaggataatttttaagcacacagaaaatccctttaaagttaacccttaaatgaccaatcacataaacgtATGTCATTGATCTGTAGGGCGAGTATGAAACAAGCTCGGTAGTCATGCTTGCTTCATACCTGGCTGCTACCAGCTAACTCctacagctgacatctgctgactatagccacaatcagagctggctcccatcatggccatttatctacttagatgctgcagcctatataatctctctatatatactCTAGCGCTGTTATAACTGCGCCCCTTCTCTAACTAACATGCGTCTATAGAAGTGTTCCCTAATAAGACACAGCCCGTCACTATAGCCCAGTTTTATACTGTGTAGACCCCACAAGATCACCCCTTACGGCCTTTGTTGGGATTTTCTGGCAGCCAATTAATGAGCTGTTCTCCTGCGACACTTCTGAAAATAAGAAGAGAGgtatacagtttagttttaagacttgctttcttatggtagagggtccttctaaaaagagttttgtgtcctgtttttccactgatgacctatcctccgataggccagcagtatttgatggacagggATTCGCTGCTCATAAACCCCATCCAttagctgatcgtctggcccactgcagtgacagcggcatcagcggacattgcatgaagtgggagcgccggcttcacaaaccatgaaataactacctacttttacttttggctttccgcatacaaggatacctctcctcggggTCATTCGGCGGCGCTGCTGACAGTTATGGAAAAGAGAAGTAATTTATACAGTGTTGAATAATAAATGGTACTGGTGAAAATTACAACTGCATAAACAGCCCCCATGTAGCTT
This window contains:
- the LOC136620227 gene encoding probable cyclin-dependent serine/threonine-protein kinase DDB_G0292550; the encoded protein is MLQRTLREISVEDNSSGNNTNSNNSGSIGNNSGGNKSFSRENSSDSGGNNTNNCGNNSISHRNISGDNKTNSGANNSVSCGNNSGDNKTNSGANNSVSCGNNIDSAGNNNVSRGNNSGEVSQENSSLIGCQKIPTKAEREFKKIMDIACKSPMIPVRMLQRILREISVENNSICNNTNSGSNNSGSCGNNSGDYNTNSGANNSVSCGNNSDNGDNNVSRGNNSGELSAVLPDDPKERYPWMRKAKSKKVSREMLDLLEQLINWLPQNSNKALLFDPGHCGQVAAIKDSHIQVVEERRSLLGHVISMAVILNTTILASTSVFLIGSNVNDDLVPAPQDDPEERYPWIHDIISKKLSAAPPDDPGERYPWMRKAKSKMRMLRQILREISVENNSSGNNTNSGSNSSGSCGNNSGGNNTNSGANNSVSRGNNSGDKNINSGGNNSVSCGNNSDNSGNNVSRGNNSGGSNTKSSNNSNCQQCCRMTRGEVSLDVESHNKKVSREMLDLLEQLINWLPQNPNKARTSGPEVHLRPVIILTLPSMNVLFDPGHCGQVAAIKNSHIQVVEERRSLLGHVISMTAILNTTILASTSVFLIGSNVNDDIVPAPQDDPEERTVSNTDNSRNNSISHGNNSGDNKTNSGANNRVSRGNNSGELSQEMLDFLEQHPNWLPENPNKGRRNMKTIRKPYCKVSTQITYRLYSFALISVENYSVSSRNNSGDNKTNSRGYNSVSRGNNSGDNKTNSDGYNSDSCANNTNSGSNNVSRGNNSGGNNTKSGNNRVSHELSAAPPDDPEEKYPWMRKAKSKKVSQEMLDLLEQLINWLSQNPNKGRRSRMNIRKPFLEGSNNNSDSCGNNSDIGRNNSVSRGNNSGGNNSVSCGNNSSGNNTNVKNGVSHRKNSSGNNSVSRENDSGGTKPTAAATTASAVEIAAAAKTVSAVETTASSVERTAAATTPTAVAKTV